In a genomic window of Larus michahellis chromosome 3, bLarMic1.1, whole genome shotgun sequence:
- the GJB7 gene encoding gap junction beta-7 protein isoform X1, whose amino-acid sequence MSWGFLRDLLSGVNKYSTGIGRIWVAVVFIFRLLVYIAVAENIWKYELDEFECNVKQPGCENVCFDHFFPVSHIRLWALQLIMVSTPSLLVVFHVAYRENREKHHNRKLYRSLGEIDGGLLCTYLISLVLKTGFEIVFLFLFYKLYNGFKVPRLVKCDIRPCPNTVDCYISKPTEKMIFLYFLVATSGLCIVLNLSELSYLVFKYSIKCYLKSYVKKHQGLKRDCHKSEIVVSKRQKRAEGAHAINRAQPPSLSARSQSHFPFRKCLVYSVFNGMA is encoded by the exons ATGAGCTGGGGATTCCTACGTGATCTGCTGAGTGGAGTGAATAAATATTCAACGGGAATTGGAAGAATCTGGGTAGCAGTTGTGTTCATATTCCGCTTACTGGTTTACATTGCAGTCGCAGAAAACATCTGGAAATATGAACTTGATGAATTTGAATGCAACGTCAAGCAGCCTGGTTGTGAAAACGTCTGCTTTGACCattttttccctgtctcccaCATCAGGCTTTGGGCTTTGCAATTAATCATGGTCTCCACCCCTTCACTCTTGGTTGTTTTTCATGTTGCTTACCgagagaacagagagaaacaccACAACCGGAAACTTTATAGAAGTCTGGGAGAGATAGATGGCGGATTGCTGTGCACTTACCTTATCAGCcttgttttaaaaacaggatttgaaatagtttttctttttctgttttataaattgTACAATGGATTCAAAGTACCACGTCTTGTGAAATGTGACATAAGACCATGTCCCAATACCGTAGACTGCTATATTTCCAAACCCACAGAGAAGAtgattttcctctattttctggTGGCAACTTCAGGCCTGTGCATCGTATTAAATCTAAGTGAATTGAGTTACCTCGTTTTCAAATACTCCATAAAATGTTATCTGAAGAGTTATGTCAAGAAACATCAAGGCTTAAAAAGGGATTGCCACAAATCAGAAATCGTCG TcagcaagaggcagaagagagCGGAGGGAGCCCATGCCATCAATAGAGCACAACCACCGAGTTTATCTGCAAGATCACAATCTCACTTCCCTTTCAGAAAGTGCCTTGTTTATTCAGTTTTTAATGGTATGGCATAA
- the GJB7 gene encoding gap junction beta-7 protein isoform X2 has protein sequence MSWGFLRDLLSGVNKYSTGIGRIWVAVVFIFRLLVYIAVAENIWKYELDEFECNVKQPGCENVCFDHFFPVSHIRLWALQLIMVSTPSLLVVFHVAYRENREKHHNRKLYRSLGEIDGGLLCTYLISLVLKTGFEIVFLFLFYKLYNGFKVPRLVKCDIRPCPNTVDCYISKPTEKMIFLYFLVATSGLCIVLNLSELSYLVFKYSIKCYLKSYVKKHQGLKRDCHKSEIVGHDTPEAAGRFHNSTLSLPLNIQDKREESSPLT, from the coding sequence ATGAGCTGGGGATTCCTACGTGATCTGCTGAGTGGAGTGAATAAATATTCAACGGGAATTGGAAGAATCTGGGTAGCAGTTGTGTTCATATTCCGCTTACTGGTTTACATTGCAGTCGCAGAAAACATCTGGAAATATGAACTTGATGAATTTGAATGCAACGTCAAGCAGCCTGGTTGTGAAAACGTCTGCTTTGACCattttttccctgtctcccaCATCAGGCTTTGGGCTTTGCAATTAATCATGGTCTCCACCCCTTCACTCTTGGTTGTTTTTCATGTTGCTTACCgagagaacagagagaaacaccACAACCGGAAACTTTATAGAAGTCTGGGAGAGATAGATGGCGGATTGCTGTGCACTTACCTTATCAGCcttgttttaaaaacaggatttgaaatagtttttctttttctgttttataaattgTACAATGGATTCAAAGTACCACGTCTTGTGAAATGTGACATAAGACCATGTCCCAATACCGTAGACTGCTATATTTCCAAACCCACAGAGAAGAtgattttcctctattttctggTGGCAACTTCAGGCCTGTGCATCGTATTAAATCTAAGTGAATTGAGTTACCTCGTTTTCAAATACTCCATAAAATGTTATCTGAAGAGTTATGTCAAGAAACATCAAGGCTTAAAAAGGGATTGCCACAAATCAGAAATCGTCGGTCACGACACACCAGAAGCTGCTGGACGGTTCCACAACAGCACCTTGTCTTTGCCTCTGAATATACAAGACAAACGTGAAGAAAGTTCCCCGTTGACTTGA